One segment of Dolichospermum sp. DET69 DNA contains the following:
- a CDS encoding collagen-like protein, which produces MHKCFRYQLPFLLTFCLFTNLLPASGVVVCSINAKESKIAGYYDRDGSRGSNGRSGRDGRSGTNQTVNADGSAANIDLSGKDGEDGEDGEPGSRPSCRNHREEGRDNINAPNGGNGGSGGQGGNGGQGGDLTAYYTNLADLKKIAVRAVGGEGGRGGRGARGAVGCSCRQRRWERESCTGNSNTPNRQCIQKVYRCDDGRDGSDGSNGRDGTPGRLGILSIVNSKEVLADDKPTAELGISQLVNQQFNLSKNKWQIRQGAKSLLAIGSIIADEYREFERRLEASFKLIWSEKQAINNFTNQSVKLTLNDAQQIDIAFTENLWVDGTAKTTGGLTEYTVNHAILQEDVTRLAVAEFANSGQDLSLRIVDLGGKSDVINTQFKIKYRAQDNFVDSFNAQTVYEGEIPPALVTRNYNNFTLALGKLKIPIQSLNPGVKVDIEVVAIRSLNGRSAQQKIGWQGVIRKGRI; this is translated from the coding sequence ATGCACAAATGTTTTAGATATCAATTACCATTTCTGCTAACATTTTGTTTATTTACTAATTTATTACCTGCTTCTGGTGTAGTTGTTTGTTCAATCAACGCTAAAGAATCAAAAATAGCTGGATATTATGATAGAGATGGCAGTAGAGGCAGCAATGGCCGGAGTGGTCGAGATGGTCGCAGTGGGACAAATCAGACAGTAAATGCTGATGGTTCGGCGGCTAATATTGACTTATCTGGGAAAGATGGTGAAGATGGGGAGGATGGTGAACCGGGTTCTCGGCCTAGTTGTAGGAATCATCGGGAAGAAGGACGGGATAATATTAATGCCCCAAATGGTGGTAATGGTGGTAGCGGTGGTCAGGGTGGCAATGGTGGTCAGGGTGGCGATCTGACTGCCTATTATACGAATTTGGCAGATTTAAAGAAAATTGCTGTTCGCGCTGTTGGTGGCGAAGGTGGCAGGGGTGGAAGAGGCGCTAGAGGTGCGGTGGGTTGTTCCTGTCGTCAGCGACGTTGGGAGCGGGAAAGCTGTACGGGAAACTCTAATACTCCTAATCGTCAATGTATTCAAAAGGTTTATCGCTGTGATGATGGACGTGATGGCAGTGATGGTAGTAATGGCCGTGATGGTACACCAGGCCGATTAGGAATTTTAAGTATAGTTAATAGTAAAGAAGTTTTAGCAGATGATAAACCAACTGCGGAACTAGGAATTTCTCAATTAGTAAATCAACAATTCAATCTTTCTAAAAATAAATGGCAAATTCGTCAAGGGGCAAAATCTTTACTTGCTATTGGTTCTATAATTGCTGATGAATATCGAGAGTTTGAACGGCGGTTAGAGGCAAGTTTTAAATTAATTTGGTCAGAAAAACAGGCTATTAATAATTTCACTAATCAATCTGTAAAACTTACTTTAAATGATGCTCAACAAATAGATATTGCTTTTACTGAAAATCTCTGGGTTGATGGTACTGCTAAAACTACGGGAGGTTTGACGGAGTACACTGTGAATCATGCTATTTTGCAGGAAGATGTAACGAGGTTAGCTGTGGCTGAATTTGCTAATTCGGGACAAGATCTTAGTTTGAGAATAGTTGATTTAGGCGGCAAATCTGATGTAATTAATACTCAGTTTAAAATCAAATATCGAGCGCAGGATAATTTTGTTGATTCTTTTAATGCTCAAACTGTATATGAAGGAGAAATTCCCCCAGCATTAGTAACTCGTAATTATAATAATTTTACTCTAGCTTTGGGTAAGTTGAAAATTCCTATTCAATCTTTAAATCCTGGTGTAAAGGTTGATATTGAAGTAGTAGCAATTCGTTCTTTAAATGGACGTTCTGCACAGCAAAAAATTGGTTGGCAGGGGGTAATTCGTAAGGGAAGAATTTAG
- a CDS encoding TIGR04376 family protein, with protein MSLFDDLSRFLESRLEEFLRNNPHLELEALLEQLREQEEDTLKLIAELQLQEKRSQDEILSTAQEIQKWHIRIQKAQAAGRQDLATPAQAREAALLREGNQMWGHMQGLKERISQSQELLRKIQQRRQEVQTKAAEAQTARTQAQTQKRLETQGWNTTTNSNSNSNFDDLENTFRRWETQDELEKLKRNMGK; from the coding sequence GTGAGCTTATTTGATGATTTAAGTCGGTTTTTAGAAAGTCGGTTAGAAGAATTTTTGCGGAATAACCCTCATCTAGAATTAGAAGCACTTTTAGAACAACTGCGGGAACAAGAAGAAGATACATTAAAGTTGATTGCCGAGTTACAATTGCAAGAGAAGCGATCGCAAGATGAAATTCTCTCCACAGCCCAAGAAATCCAAAAATGGCATATCCGTATTCAAAAAGCCCAAGCCGCAGGTAGACAAGATTTAGCCACACCAGCCCAAGCACGAGAAGCAGCACTACTACGGGAAGGAAATCAGATGTGGGGACATATGCAAGGGTTAAAAGAACGCATTAGCCAATCTCAAGAACTACTCCGCAAAATTCAACAGCGTCGTCAAGAAGTACAAACAAAAGCAGCCGAAGCCCAAACAGCCAGAACTCAAGCCCAAACCCAAAAACGTTTAGAAACTCAAGGTTGGAATACTACCACTAATAGTAATAGTAATAGTAATTTTGATGACTTAGAAAACACATTTCGCCGTTGGGAAACCCAAGACGAATTAGAAAAACTTAAACGTAACATGGGTAAATAG
- a CDS encoding carbohydrate ABC transporter permease — MNFKNSRIQTLVIYGILGAIALVMLFPLLWLISTALKSPTENIWQSPPQLLPNQPTLENFSRVWQSLPFGTYLYNSLLVSALTVGLNLLFCSLAAYPLARLSFVGRNGIFIAIVSTIMIPFQIVMIPLYILTVQLGLRNTYLGVIFPSLASAFGIFLLRQALIGVPKEIEEAARLDGSSELGLWWHIMLPAIRPALITLAIFVFIGAWSDFLWPLIVIQDESLYTLPLGVAKLAGTFSLDWRLVAAGSVISITPVLVLFLFLQKYIVPTDTGSGVKG, encoded by the coding sequence ATGAATTTTAAGAACTCCCGCATCCAAACTTTAGTTATTTATGGAATACTAGGAGCGATCGCTCTCGTGATGCTATTTCCATTACTATGGCTAATCAGTACAGCATTAAAATCACCAACGGAAAATATCTGGCAGTCACCACCACAATTATTACCCAATCAACCGACATTAGAAAACTTCTCCAGAGTTTGGCAATCTCTGCCCTTTGGAACTTATTTATATAATAGTCTACTAGTATCAGCGTTAACCGTTGGTTTGAATTTGCTGTTTTGTTCCTTAGCGGCTTATCCCTTGGCCAGACTGTCATTTGTGGGTAGAAACGGAATTTTCATCGCGATTGTGTCAACAATTATGATTCCGTTTCAAATTGTCATGATTCCTTTATATATTTTGACAGTGCAACTAGGGTTGAGAAATACTTACTTAGGAGTAATTTTTCCTAGTTTAGCTTCTGCTTTCGGGATATTTTTGTTACGACAAGCCCTGATAGGTGTGCCAAAAGAAATTGAGGAAGCTGCTCGCTTAGATGGTAGTTCTGAGTTAGGATTATGGTGGCATATAATGCTACCTGCCATTCGTCCAGCCTTGATTACTTTGGCTATCTTTGTGTTTATTGGTGCTTGGAGTGACTTTTTGTGGCCCTTGATTGTCATCCAGGATGAAAGTTTATATACTTTACCCTTGGGAGTAGCTAAGTTAGCGGGAACATTTTCCTTGGATTGGCGGTTGGTGGCTGCTGGTTCAGTAATTTCTATTACTCCAGTGTTAGTATTATTTTTGTTTTTACAAAAGTACATTGTCCCTACGGATACTGGGAGTGGAGTCAAAGGTTGA
- a CDS encoding D-alanyl-D-alanine carboxypeptidase family protein: MKLILNIAAFVTIIIFVSITLVSVHKISQSQSIQPPQITQECTTNSNVPCHNSTTSVDTPFIPDQQLDDQQRFLAAIANKIPTIPQNDTFEYTLLRSYGTVFINQALGINLPQKVILDNESETQSFQKTISIALVDGTQECYLQKTAATALNKAKSLENIPLKSGYAGDCLRNFATNLRFWNKYANSETLTRVKTGKETKILGLVAPPGTSQHLWGLAIDLQVSTSAQGQALNENGWFQTVVSDLPHWTYLGWSENDLPKFGLQQKIIQGIKYWVTPI, encoded by the coding sequence ATGAAACTAATTCTGAATATAGCAGCATTTGTTACTATAATTATTTTTGTTAGTATTACCTTAGTATCCGTCCACAAAATTTCTCAAAGTCAGTCAATACAACCACCTCAAATTACTCAAGAATGTACAACTAACTCCAACGTGCCTTGTCATAATTCAACGACATCTGTAGATACACCATTTATTCCCGATCAGCAATTAGATGATCAACAGCGGTTTTTAGCAGCAATTGCCAACAAAATACCCACAATTCCCCAAAATGATACTTTTGAATATACTTTACTGCGGTCCTATGGAACGGTATTTATTAATCAGGCATTAGGAATTAACTTACCACAAAAAGTTATTTTAGATAACGAATCAGAAACACAATCTTTTCAAAAAACAATCAGTATAGCTTTAGTAGATGGTACTCAAGAATGTTATTTACAAAAAACAGCCGCAACAGCGTTAAATAAAGCCAAAAGTTTAGAAAATATTCCTCTTAAATCAGGTTACGCTGGTGATTGTCTTCGCAACTTTGCCACTAATTTAAGATTTTGGAATAAATACGCCAATAGTGAAACATTGACACGAGTAAAAACCGGAAAAGAAACAAAAATTCTCGGTTTAGTTGCCCCCCCAGGGACTTCACAGCATCTTTGGGGATTAGCAATTGATTTACAAGTATCAACATCAGCCCAAGGACAAGCTTTAAATGAAAATGGCTGGTTTCAAACTGTAGTTAGTGATCTTCCCCATTGGACTTATTTAGGCTGGAGTGAAAATGATTTACCCAAATTTGGATTACAACAAAAAATTATCCAAGGAATTAAATATTGGGTAACACCGATTTAA
- a CDS encoding metal-dependent phosphohydrolase, with protein sequence MFNTTEIIINAFVSQVREGYQRTYGGLNTNYQDIIAWAGNMALETIANSDALYHNVEHSVLVTLVGQEILRGKHIREGGVSCEDWLHCIISLLCHDIGYVKGVCRQDQESEGLYATGQDGGMVSVPFGASDASLTPYHVDRAKQFIDERFGGHPLIDAEVIKSNIELTRFPVPAVDDHHDSHSFASLVRAADLIGQLSDPRYLKKITSLYYEFEETGVTKLLGYQNPGDLRKNYAKFYWNSVYPYITDGLRYLSLTQQGKQVIANLYSNVFVIEHEKSQSELQYFANQFNS encoded by the coding sequence ATGTTCAATACCACTGAAATTATAATTAATGCTTTCGTCAGTCAAGTTCGGGAAGGATATCAACGCACCTATGGTGGTTTAAACACTAATTATCAAGACATTATTGCTTGGGCTGGCAATATGGCTTTAGAAACCATCGCCAATAGTGATGCTTTATACCATAATGTTGAACATTCCGTACTTGTCACCTTGGTAGGACAAGAAATTTTGCGGGGTAAACATATCCGTGAAGGTGGAGTTTCCTGCGAAGATTGGCTTCATTGCATTATTTCCCTCCTCTGTCATGATATTGGCTATGTCAAAGGAGTTTGTCGTCAAGATCAAGAATCTGAAGGTTTATATGCTACCGGTCAAGATGGTGGCATGGTTTCTGTTCCCTTTGGCGCTTCTGATGCTAGTCTTACCCCCTATCATGTAGATAGAGCTAAACAATTTATTGATGAACGCTTTGGTGGACATCCGCTCATTGATGCCGAAGTCATTAAAAGTAATATTGAATTAACGAGATTTCCCGTACCTGCGGTAGATGATCACCACGATTCCCATAGTTTTGCTAGTTTAGTCCGCGCTGCTGATTTAATTGGTCAATTAAGCGACCCGCGTTACTTAAAAAAAATCACCAGTTTATACTATGAATTTGAAGAAACTGGTGTAACTAAACTTTTGGGATATCAAAATCCTGGGGATTTACGCAAAAACTACGCCAAATTTTATTGGAATAGTGTTTATCCTTATATTACAGATGGTCTGCGTTATCTATCCTTGACTCAACAAGGAAAACAAGTTATTGCTAATCTTTACTCTAATGTGTTTGTTATTGAACATGAAAAATCACAATCCGAATTACAATATTTTGCCAACCAATTCAATTCTTAA
- a CDS encoding TM0106 family RecB-like putative nuclease: MLINAQHLLQFQRCQRRPFLDVHGDYLEREIANELVLKVQQDKIAHHQRIVKKLSYYEPNYTSRDWQAGAASTLELMQQGVSYIRRGVLLTTYREKYTLLSRPDLLVKQPGESRFGNWNYVPVNIELGKRPKQEYQVVIAFHAQVLATIQDVILSKAGLILRDKDKTYLVDLDKWTPQMLDILNEYTQVIDSAAAPEIFISRQKCTLCHWYNYCHAIAKSQEHLSLIPGVTPIRYTQLQNLAITTLESLAHTHPSTLENLIGFDSNVATKLVIQAQSAYTKQPLILADCFSLEYLTFKAPIELYFDIEAQPDLNLNYLLGVLVVDRLANTEQFYAFLAETPEQEPLIWQQFLNLVNQYPQAPIYHFCAYEVDTVKRLGKLYRTPYSQIHPILNRFIDIYEQLIQSVALPIDSYALKSIARWLGFEWREQAANGAKCIYWYDKWLETGDRTLLAIIQDYNEDDCRATRTVKDWLVSFFASASEIPK; the protein is encoded by the coding sequence ATGTTAATTAATGCTCAACATTTACTGCAATTTCAACGCTGTCAGCGGCGACCTTTTTTAGATGTTCACGGTGATTACCTTGAGCGAGAGATTGCCAATGAATTGGTACTGAAGGTACAACAAGACAAAATTGCTCATCATCAGCGAATAGTCAAAAAGTTAAGTTACTACGAACCCAATTATACTTCAAGAGATTGGCAAGCTGGAGCAGCATCAACTCTAGAACTGATGCAGCAAGGAGTTAGTTACATTCGTCGTGGTGTGCTATTAACTACATATCGTGAAAAATATACTTTGCTGAGTCGTCCGGATTTACTTGTCAAACAGCCGGGGGAATCCCGTTTTGGCAATTGGAACTATGTCCCAGTTAATATTGAATTGGGTAAACGTCCTAAACAGGAATATCAAGTAGTTATTGCTTTTCATGCCCAAGTTTTAGCCACAATTCAGGATGTAATTCTCAGTAAAGCGGGGCTGATATTGCGAGATAAGGATAAAACATACCTGGTGGATTTAGATAAATGGACACCACAAATGTTAGATATTTTAAATGAATATACTCAAGTCATTGACTCAGCAGCAGCACCAGAAATTTTTATTTCTCGGCAAAAGTGTACACTTTGTCATTGGTATAATTATTGTCATGCGATCGCCAAATCTCAGGAACACCTTTCCCTGATACCAGGTGTAACACCCATTCGCTACACGCAACTACAAAATCTGGCTATCACCACTTTAGAATCACTGGCTCACACCCATCCTAGCACCTTAGAAAACCTCATAGGATTTGATAGTAATGTGGCCACTAAATTAGTTATCCAAGCCCAATCAGCATACACTAAACAACCTTTAATTCTTGCTGATTGCTTTTCCTTAGAATATTTGACTTTTAAAGCCCCCATTGAACTCTATTTTGATATTGAAGCCCAGCCAGATTTAAATTTAAATTATCTTTTAGGTGTTTTAGTTGTAGATAGACTAGCTAACACCGAACAATTTTATGCTTTTTTAGCTGAAACACCAGAGCAAGAACCATTAATTTGGCAGCAATTTCTGAATTTAGTTAATCAATATCCCCAAGCACCAATTTATCATTTTTGTGCTTATGAAGTAGATACAGTCAAACGCCTTGGTAAACTGTATCGCACACCATACTCCCAAATTCATCCCATACTGAATCGATTTATTGATATCTATGAACAATTAATTCAAAGTGTGGCTTTACCAATAGATAGTTATGCGTTAAAAAGCATTGCCCGTTGGTTAGGGTTTGAATGGCGTGAACAAGCAGCCAATGGTGCTAAATGTATTTACTGGTATGATAAGTGGTTAGAAACAGGCGATCGCACCCTATTAGCCATCATCCAAGACTACAACGAAGATGATTGTCGCGCCACCCGGACAGTGAAAGATTGGCTAGTCAGTTTTTTTGCAAGTGCATCAGAGATTCCCAAATAA
- the acsF gene encoding magnesium-protoporphyrin IX monomethyl ester (oxidative) cyclase → MVESLRKPGFDEIRSGVKSPAKETLLTPRFYTTDFDEMAQMDLSVNEDELEAIIAEFRVDYNRHHFVRDAQFEQSWDSIDGETRKLFVEFLERSCTAEFSGFLLYKELGRRLKDKSPLLAEGFNLMSRDEARHAGFLNKAMSDFNLSLDLGFLTKSRSYTFFKPKFIFYATYLSEKIGYWRYITIYRHLAAHPEDRIYPIFNFFENWCQDENRHGDFFDAVMRAQPQMLNDWRAKLWSRFFLLSVFATMYLNDIQRKDFYASLGLDAREYDIHVIKKTNETAGRVFPVMLDVENPAFYQRLDVCVKNNEKLAAISSSNTPKFLQFLQKFPIYLSHGWQLLQLYLMKPIDAVSAHGQAR, encoded by the coding sequence ATGGTAGAATCCCTCAGAAAACCAGGCTTTGACGAAATCCGTTCTGGAGTTAAGTCCCCTGCTAAGGAAACCCTTTTAACACCAAGGTTTTACACAACCGATTTCGATGAAATGGCGCAGATGGATCTTTCCGTCAATGAAGACGAATTAGAAGCCATTATCGCAGAATTCCGCGTTGACTACAATCGCCATCACTTTGTTCGAGATGCTCAGTTTGAACAATCCTGGGACAGTATTGATGGGGAAACTCGCAAATTGTTCGTTGAATTTCTCGAACGTTCTTGTACAGCAGAGTTTTCCGGTTTCTTGTTATACAAAGAACTCGGCCGTCGCTTAAAGGATAAAAGCCCTCTTTTAGCTGAAGGCTTTAACCTAATGTCACGGGATGAAGCCCGTCACGCTGGGTTCTTGAACAAAGCCATGTCAGACTTTAATCTTTCCTTAGATTTAGGGTTTTTGACGAAAAGCCGTAGTTACACCTTCTTTAAGCCCAAATTCATCTTTTACGCTACCTATCTTTCTGAAAAGATTGGTTATTGGCGCTATATCACCATTTATCGTCATTTAGCAGCCCATCCTGAAGATCGGATTTATCCAATTTTCAACTTTTTTGAAAACTGGTGTCAGGATGAAAACCGTCACGGTGATTTCTTTGATGCGGTTATGAGAGCGCAGCCACAAATGTTGAATGACTGGAGAGCAAAACTATGGAGTCGCTTCTTCCTGTTGTCAGTGTTTGCAACGATGTATCTCAATGATATTCAACGGAAGGATTTCTATGCTTCCTTGGGTTTAGATGCACGAGAGTATGATATTCATGTCATTAAGAAGACCAATGAAACTGCTGGTAGAGTCTTCCCTGTGATGTTGGATGTTGAGAACCCAGCGTTTTATCAGCGTTTAGATGTTTGCGTCAAAAATAACGAAAAATTGGCAGCAATTTCTAGCTCTAATACTCCCAAATTCCTGCAATTCTTGCAAAAATTCCCAATCTATTTATCTCATGGTTGGCAGTTATTACAATTGTATCTGATGAAGCCTATTGATGCGGTTTCTGCTCACGGTCAAGCTCGTTAA